A single region of the Leptospiraceae bacterium genome encodes:
- a CDS encoding four helix bundle protein, which yields MKENVIKNKSFSFAVKIVKLCQYLVENKKEFVLSKQLLRSGTSVGAMVREAEHAETKADFKHKMGIAQKEINETIYWLELLKETEYLSQEQFQTINMDAVEIIKLITSILKTTKANING from the coding sequence ATGAAAGAGAATGTGATCAAAAATAAGAGTTTTAGTTTTGCGGTGAAAATTGTAAAACTGTGTCAATATTTAGTAGAAAATAAAAAAGAGTTTGTATTGTCCAAACAACTTTTGAGAAGTGGAACAAGCGTTGGAGCAATGGTTCGAGAAGCGGAACATGCAGAGACAAAAGCAGATTTTAAACATAAAATGGGAATTGCCCAAAAAGAAATAAATGAAACAATTTACTGGCTGGAACTTTTGAAGGAAACAGAATATTTATCTCAAGAACAATTTCAAACAATCAATATGGATGCAGTAGAGATTATAAAGTTAATAACTAGTATTCTCAAGACCACGAAAGCTAATATTAATGGTTAA
- a CDS encoding KamA family radical SAM protein has protein sequence MKTTNINNSPLTINHWYSWKWHLQNRLTDPYKLKDFIPISEEEEKIFQAADEFFSFGVTPYYLSLIDQTNPNCPIRLQVVPRAGELTRHPLERIDPLGEEAHMPVKGVTHRYPDRALWYLSHNCAVFCRFCTRKRKVGDSENTPRSEDWDKALEYFKTHTELKEVILSGGDPLSLSDNQILYIIRELKKIPHLNQIRIHTRYPVTLPFRITDELCKGLAEFFPLFMVTHFNSAAECTADAAEAIKRLSTKAHMTVLNQTVLMRDINDTPEKLSALNYALVKMGVKPYYLHQCDEVFGSSHFRVPISEGIALMKKLRGFNSGITIPSYVADLTGGGGKVPLPTDYLQKTNMDSYIFQNYRGDEFEVRK, from the coding sequence ATGAAAACAACCAACATTAACAATTCACCATTAACCATTAACCATTGGTATAGCTGGAAATGGCATCTCCAAAATCGTCTAACCGATCCATACAAATTAAAAGATTTTATTCCAATTTCAGAAGAAGAAGAAAAGATATTCCAAGCAGCCGATGAGTTCTTCAGCTTTGGAGTCACACCCTACTACCTGTCTTTGATTGACCAAACCAACCCAAATTGCCCAATTCGACTACAAGTTGTTCCTCGCGCAGGTGAATTAACCCGTCATCCGCTTGAACGAATTGACCCGCTAGGCGAAGAAGCTCATATGCCAGTAAAAGGGGTAACTCACCGTTATCCGGACCGAGCCCTTTGGTATCTCTCTCACAACTGCGCTGTATTTTGTAGATTCTGCACTCGCAAAAGAAAAGTTGGGGACAGCGAAAATACGCCTCGCTCGGAAGATTGGGACAAGGCACTCGAGTATTTCAAAACACATACAGAGCTGAAAGAAGTAATTCTTTCCGGAGGCGATCCACTTTCTCTTTCCGATAACCAGATACTCTATATTATCCGCGAATTAAAAAAGATTCCGCACCTAAACCAGATTCGAATTCATACCCGTTATCCTGTTACTCTGCCCTTTCGAATCACAGACGAACTATGTAAAGGACTTGCCGAATTCTTCCCGCTTTTTATGGTGACACATTTCAACTCTGCTGCCGAATGCACGGCAGATGCCGCAGAGGCAATAAAGAGGCTTTCGACCAAAGCCCATATGACTGTTTTAAACCAAACTGTTCTCATGCGAGACATCAATGATACACCCGAAAAGCTATCTGCCCTAAATTACGCACTCGTAAAAATGGGAGTTAAGCCCTATTATCTCCACCAATGCGATGAAGTGTTCGGAAGCTCTCATTTCAGAGTTCCCATCTCCGAAGGCATTGCCCTAATGAAAAAACTGCGCGGCTTCAACAGCGGAATTACAATTCCTTCCTACGTAGCCGATCTCACCGGCGGTGGCGGCAAAGTTCCATTACCCACAGATTACTTACAAAAGACGAATATGGATTCGTATATTTTTCAGAATTATCGAGGGGATGAGTTTGAAGTGAGGAAATAG
- a CDS encoding amidohydrolase family protein yields MKYFLLLLLLTTSLLPQSLFDKIGGASSKNPEDFYKKASPEAIELVKRSYAGLDATKIRDYHTHIVGIEENKTGAFINPKMRSPLHIKEYIRFKIYSSALKIKNLNNADAEAVERLTRLIRNIETHGKHYLLALDKYYNTDGSLNLKKTEFYVPNEYIYKLAKENPDVFIPTISIHPYRKDALEELDKWGKLGIRLIKWLPNSQGIDPSNPQIEAYYKKMIQYKMTLLTHAGEEKAVDAEEDQKYGNPLLLRYPLSLGVKIIIAHCGSLGTNIDLESPDKKVVDNFDLFMRLMDDPKYKANLFADISAVIQFNRDKKVLETLLTRQDLHSRLVQGSDYPLPAVNIVIRLGRLVEFGFITPEEQKILQEIYDYNPLLFEFTVKRSIRWKEKKFSDSIFMENSLL; encoded by the coding sequence ATGAAATATTTTCTTTTACTATTACTTCTAACAACTTCCCTCCTCCCGCAAAGCCTCTTTGATAAAATCGGCGGAGCATCTAGTAAAAATCCAGAAGACTTTTACAAAAAAGCAAGTCCAGAAGCAATTGAGCTTGTAAAGAGAAGCTACGCAGGATTAGACGCTACCAAGATACGAGACTATCACACGCATATTGTAGGCATTGAAGAAAATAAGACAGGAGCGTTTATCAATCCAAAGATGCGATCACCTCTTCATATAAAAGAATACATTCGGTTTAAGATTTATTCTAGTGCATTAAAAATTAAAAATTTAAACAACGCAGATGCAGAGGCAGTCGAAAGACTAACACGCCTTATTCGCAATATAGAAACTCATGGAAAGCACTATCTTTTGGCACTTGATAAATACTACAACACAGACGGCTCTCTCAACCTAAAAAAGACCGAGTTCTATGTTCCAAACGAATACATTTACAAATTAGCCAAAGAAAATCCAGATGTATTCATTCCAACCATTTCGATTCATCCCTATCGCAAAGATGCATTAGAGGAATTGGACAAATGGGGGAAACTCGGCATTAGACTCATCAAGTGGCTACCCAACTCACAAGGCATTGATCCATCCAATCCTCAAATCGAAGCCTACTATAAAAAAATGATTCAATACAAGATGACTCTACTCACACATGCAGGCGAAGAAAAAGCAGTAGACGCAGAAGAAGATCAGAAATACGGAAACCCTCTCCTACTCCGTTATCCACTTAGCCTCGGTGTAAAAATTATTATAGCTCACTGTGGAAGTTTAGGAACAAACATCGATCTAGAAAGCCCTGACAAGAAAGTTGTGGATAATTTCGATTTATTCATGCGACTCATGGATGACCCCAAGTATAAAGCAAATCTATTCGCAGACATCTCTGCTGTTATTCAATTCAACCGAGATAAAAAAGTTTTAGAAACTTTACTCACAAGACAGGACTTGCACTCCAGACTTGTCCAGGGAAGTGATTATCCATTACCCGCAGTCAACATTGTAATTCGATTGGGACGACTCGTAGAATTTGGATTCATTACTCCTGAGGAGCAGAAAATTTTACAGGAGATTTACGACTATAATCCTCTACTCTTTGAATTTACAGTAAAACGCTCCATTCGATGGAAAGAAAAAAAATTTTCTGATTCCATTTTTATGGAAAATTCGCTCCTGTGA
- a CDS encoding radical SAM protein, producing the protein MEENYSQLARRIQSYLKDLRNKSEAEREEFSVDRPVCTEVRHARYNGDLVQKLIIFLRGTGCSSIELNGGCTFCGFYSATNHGIKLNRSNFLNQLQFAFDLHKKELDRFPIISLYNDGSMLSEQEISLDVTLEMIQTLSSFQNLKLITTESKLQDITEEKILRIKNTTNKELELSFGFESSDPVVRRLCINKNFTNNKVIEVSELLRAHNINCTALLMLKPPFLSEQESIDDAVKSLQFLEETEINRIDIELPTVEAFTLSHELWKQELYKPIKLWSVVEILKHRHALNLKKIIYVSPANYTVKAIATSSNCPLCNDKFSNLFMEYNQTNDISVFDNLTCECKHDWNQRLIPSSLEQLPLADRVEKMMDMLEDKTRSPLSIFESLEKKDNATQEEVVNFQQVVEANKNGWDF; encoded by the coding sequence TTGGAAGAAAACTATTCACAATTAGCCAGACGAATTCAGAGCTATCTAAAAGACTTACGAAATAAATCGGAAGCCGAAAGAGAAGAATTTTCTGTAGACCGCCCTGTATGCACTGAGGTTAGACATGCTAGATACAATGGTGATCTCGTTCAAAAGTTAATCATCTTTTTGCGCGGAACTGGCTGCTCCTCTATCGAACTCAATGGTGGATGCACTTTCTGTGGATTTTATTCAGCAACGAATCATGGAATCAAGCTAAATCGCTCCAATTTTCTAAACCAATTGCAATTTGCCTTTGACTTACACAAAAAAGAATTAGACCGGTTTCCCATCATTAGCCTCTACAACGACGGAAGCATGTTATCCGAGCAGGAAATCAGTCTTGATGTAACTCTTGAGATGATTCAGACTCTTTCCAGTTTTCAAAATTTAAAGTTAATTACAACTGAATCAAAACTCCAGGACATCACAGAAGAAAAAATACTACGAATAAAAAATACAACTAACAAGGAATTAGAATTATCGTTTGGATTTGAATCCTCTGACCCAGTAGTTAGAAGGCTTTGCATCAACAAAAACTTCACAAACAACAAAGTAATCGAAGTCTCGGAACTACTGAGAGCGCATAATATCAATTGCACTGCACTTCTCATGCTAAAACCTCCTTTCTTAAGCGAACAAGAATCCATCGATGACGCAGTCAAAAGCTTACAATTTTTAGAAGAGACTGAAATCAACCGAATTGACATTGAATTACCCACCGTTGAAGCATTTACCCTATCTCATGAATTATGGAAACAAGAATTATACAAACCAATCAAGCTCTGGTCCGTTGTAGAAATTCTAAAGCACAGACATGCATTAAACCTAAAGAAGATAATCTACGTTAGCCCCGCCAATTATACAGTAAAAGCAATCGCCACCTCCTCCAACTGCCCTCTTTGCAATGACAAATTTTCAAACCTATTCATGGAATACAATCAAACAAACGACATTTCTGTTTTTGACAATCTAACCTGCGAGTGCAAACACGATTGGAATCAAAGATTAATTCCTTCTAGCTTGGAACAATTGCCATTAGCTGATAGGGTGGAGAAGATGATGGATATGTTGGAGGATAAGACTCGTTCGCCGCTTTCAATATTTGAATCTTTAGAAAAAAAGGACAATGCCACGCAGGAAGAAGTTGTAAACTTCCAGCAAGTTGTTGAAGCAAATAAAAATGGTTGGGATTTTTGA
- a CDS encoding ADP-ribosylglycohydrolase family protein, with product MAIKKTRFQNMLLGIAIGDAFGVAYEFTCDRIALLTHLDPTKYKSKRVNRKAGMYTDDTQMSIAICEMMLSDKEFNLENLAQRFIDTYRAYPIEGYSTTIKEALLLKDGAELLEKAVRNKITNGAAMRSIPLGQ from the coding sequence ATGGCGATTAAAAAAACAAGATTTCAAAATATGCTTTTAGGGATTGCAATTGGTGATGCTTTTGGCGTTGCGTATGAATTTACTTGCGATAGAATTGCTCTGTTGACTCATCTTGATCCAACTAAGTATAAATCAAAAAGAGTGAATAGAAAGGCTGGAATGTATACGGATGATACTCAAATGTCTATTGCAATTTGTGAAATGATGCTTAGTGATAAAGAGTTTAACTTAGAAAATCTAGCCCAAAGATTTATCGATACATATAGAGCATATCCAATCGAAGGATATTCTACTACTATAAAAGAGGCATTGCTTTTAAAAGATGGAGCAGAACTTTTAGAAAAGGCCGTGAGAAATAAAATAACGAACGGAGCGGCTATGCGCTCTATTCCGCTCGGACAGTAG
- a CDS encoding zinc ribbon domain-containing protein, with amino-acid sequence MPIFEYKCETCNKKFEVLQSNSTPFTDCDKINEGCKQNGIIHKMISSFAFSGFGETDLSSYQDRSPYSRHTSASASASTGCGCHGTSSCPGSSMRDKYGLD; translated from the coding sequence ATGCCAATCTTTGAATACAAATGTGAAACTTGTAACAAAAAATTTGAAGTATTACAATCCAATTCTACACCCTTTACAGACTGTGACAAAATAAATGAAGGCTGCAAGCAAAACGGTATTATCCACAAGATGATTTCGTCGTTCGCGTTCTCAGGCTTTGGAGAAACTGATCTGAGTTCCTACCAAGACCGTTCTCCCTATAGCAGACATACTTCAGCTTCTGCAAGTGCGAGCACTGGTTGTGGTTGTCACGGAACATCGAGTTGCCCGGGTTCTTCTATGCGAGATAAATACGGGCTGGATTAG
- the alr gene encoding alanine racemase, whose amino-acid sequence MLAPTRVEISRKAVSNNIKAFRSILSPNTRLAVAIKSNAYGHGIELMAKLAIENGVDVLAVNSLEEALLLKKFSPTPILLMGEVPNLEERLTDLNHSNFWIVASRLKEIIHLSKLSNEPKIHLKTDTGMARLGQSGKDLFKLLEELKAHKINLSGLLMHFASTEDFTEHSYSMQQLKTFQEYIKHAEKQGYTDIIRHAASSASTMLFKEAHFDMVRVGISLYGLWPSLETRLSLSLMGKNTFDLMPVLSWKTTIVHTKKVPTGSYIGYGSTFKTNYPTTLAVIPVGYNEGFDRRLSNQGYVLVNGERAHIIGRVCMNMSMIDITHIRNVNVGTEVVLIGRSDKETISADTIAQLTGTINYDVVTRIHPEIPRILVE is encoded by the coding sequence TTGTTAGCCCCTACACGGGTAGAGATTTCCCGTAAAGCAGTCTCTAATAATATAAAAGCATTTCGCTCTATTCTATCGCCAAATACTCGTTTGGCGGTAGCGATTAAGTCCAACGCCTACGGGCACGGAATAGAGTTAATGGCAAAGCTCGCCATCGAAAATGGAGTGGATGTTCTTGCAGTCAATTCACTTGAAGAAGCGCTCCTACTAAAGAAATTTTCCCCTACTCCCATTCTACTCATGGGCGAAGTTCCCAATCTGGAGGAGCGGCTAACCGATCTTAACCATAGCAACTTCTGGATTGTCGCTTCTAGACTAAAAGAAATTATACATCTTTCTAAACTTTCCAATGAACCCAAAATTCATCTCAAGACTGACACTGGTATGGCGCGATTAGGACAGTCTGGAAAAGATTTATTTAAACTCTTAGAAGAATTAAAAGCCCATAAAATAAATCTCTCCGGTCTACTCATGCACTTCGCTAGCACAGAGGATTTTACTGAGCACTCCTATTCCATGCAACAATTAAAGACATTTCAGGAATATATAAAACACGCAGAGAAACAGGGATATACCGACATTATCCGCCATGCTGCTTCTTCTGCCTCGACTATGCTTTTTAAAGAAGCTCATTTTGATATGGTGCGTGTAGGGATTTCTCTTTACGGGCTCTGGCCTAGTCTGGAAACAAGGCTTTCTCTTTCTCTCATGGGAAAAAATACATTCGATCTAATGCCAGTCCTCTCGTGGAAAACAACGATTGTCCACACGAAGAAAGTTCCTACTGGTTCTTACATCGGATATGGCTCAACGTTTAAGACCAATTATCCTACAACGCTCGCAGTAATCCCTGTTGGTTACAATGAAGGATTTGATCGAAGGCTTTCCAACCAGGGTTATGTTTTAGTCAATGGAGAGAGGGCTCATATCATCGGTCGAGTCTGTATGAATATGAGCATGATTGATATTACCCACATCCGAAATGTAAATGTAGGAACAGAAGTAGTCTTAATCGGTCGCTCTGATAAAGAAACAATCTCCGCTGACACAATAGCGCAACTCACCGGCACAATCAACTACGATGTGGTTACTCGCATTCATCCGGAGATACCGAGGATACTTGTGGAGTAG
- a CDS encoding anthranilate synthase component I family protein, with translation MSIPKIQLPRKATYTRLEENIQFFELFQKIEKKFENCFLLESMEKESYDSRYSILGFDPEHIVYGKEKSLFIDDKEYHCDNPYYALRDVIPTDVLSVNYAGGLVGFICYEGMNYFEPSLNLETHKDFNTFHFGVYLDGIILDKMTGEVFYFYYEKNRIEQINEIIQQDNISDKSYKTTIEFTGYTFSEEEHKQKVAEVLEEVKAGNTFQCQIGLKAEYKITGDTLPIYMELRHVNPSPHMYYVKFGDKKIIGASPELLFRLRNGEMETFPLAGSIKRGLSAEEDIKLARTLLNDPKEIAEHNMLVDLHRNDLGRVAKFGTVKCRKLMEIKKYSHIQHISSEVIGIIKKGEDMFSGLASSFPAGTLSGAPKIESMKIIQRVEKNPRGPYGGALGHFGFNGNCTFAIPIRTLFVSGEYAYTQASGGIVYDSLPANEYQEIKNKLGAQEKVLNSFISRKVL, from the coding sequence ATGAGTATCCCAAAAATTCAACTACCCCGAAAGGCAACCTACACTAGACTAGAAGAAAATATTCAATTCTTTGAGCTATTCCAAAAGATAGAAAAGAAATTTGAAAATTGCTTTCTTTTAGAATCCATGGAAAAAGAAAGCTACGATTCAAGGTATTCGATTCTTGGATTCGATCCCGAACATATTGTGTATGGAAAAGAAAAATCTTTATTCATTGACGACAAAGAATATCACTGCGACAATCCTTATTATGCGCTGCGTGATGTAATTCCAACAGACGTTCTTTCTGTCAATTATGCAGGTGGTCTTGTTGGATTTATTTGCTATGAAGGAATGAACTATTTCGAGCCAAGTCTTAATCTCGAAACACACAAAGATTTTAACACATTCCACTTTGGAGTTTATTTGGATGGAATCATTCTAGATAAAATGACCGGTGAAGTTTTCTATTTCTATTACGAAAAAAATAGAATAGAGCAGATAAACGAAATTATCCAGCAAGACAATATAAGTGACAAATCCTATAAGACCACGATTGAATTTACCGGTTATACTTTCTCCGAAGAAGAGCACAAACAAAAAGTCGCAGAAGTATTAGAAGAAGTAAAAGCAGGAAATACGTTCCAATGCCAAATTGGTCTAAAGGCAGAATACAAAATCACTGGTGATACCTTACCCATTTATATGGAGCTAAGACATGTTAACCCCTCTCCTCATATGTATTATGTAAAATTCGGAGACAAAAAAATTATCGGAGCAAGTCCTGAACTATTATTTAGATTACGAAATGGAGAAATGGAGACATTCCCACTCGCCGGCTCCATCAAACGCGGATTATCCGCAGAGGAAGATATTAAGCTTGCTCGCACACTTCTCAATGATCCAAAGGAAATTGCAGAGCACAATATGCTTGTTGACTTACATAGAAATGATCTAGGTAGAGTAGCAAAGTTCGGGACTGTCAAATGTAGAAAACTTATGGAAATTAAAAAATACAGTCATATCCAACATATTTCCAGTGAAGTAATTGGAATTATCAAGAAAGGAGAAGATATGTTTTCAGGACTTGCATCCTCTTTTCCCGCAGGAACGTTATCCGGCGCACCTAAGATTGAATCGATGAAAATCATTCAGCGAGTAGAAAAAAATCCACGTGGTCCTTATGGTGGTGCCCTCGGACATTTTGGATTTAACGGCAACTGCACATTTGCCATTCCAATCAGAACCTTGTTTGTATCCGGCGAATACGCTTATACGCAAGCATCCGGTGGTATTGTTTACGACTCATTACCCGCAAATGAATACCAGGAAATCAAAAACAAGCTCGGGGCTCAAGAAAAAGTTTTGAACTCTTTTATCTCTAGAAAGGTTTTATAA
- a CDS encoding aminodeoxychorismate/anthranilate synthase component II, with amino-acid sequence MKVLLIDNYDSFTYNLYQYVGEILENLEQPFVFDVIRNDEKTLDQIKQKNYDRIIISPGPGDSKDKEYFGVCADVLLDLGKTTPVLGVCLGMQGIAHYYGGKVVRAHLPKHGKTNTITHDERGVFLGLPQDIEVMRYHSLVVEYESLPSCLTITAKIESKEAGIEIMGLRHNSFPIEGIQFHPESFATEGGKKMLENFIHLR; translated from the coding sequence ATGAAAGTATTACTAATTGACAATTACGATTCCTTTACTTACAATCTCTACCAATACGTGGGAGAAATTCTAGAAAATCTAGAACAGCCATTCGTATTTGATGTAATTCGAAACGACGAGAAGACTCTCGATCAAATCAAACAAAAAAACTACGATCGTATCATAATCTCTCCCGGTCCCGGTGACTCCAAAGACAAAGAATACTTCGGAGTATGCGCTGATGTATTGCTCGACTTAGGAAAAACTACTCCTGTGCTTGGTGTTTGTCTTGGAATGCAAGGGATTGCTCATTATTATGGCGGCAAAGTAGTAAGAGCACATCTACCAAAGCATGGCAAAACAAATACGATCACACACGATGAGAGAGGGGTTTTTCTTGGTTTGCCGCAAGACATCGAAGTAATGCGCTACCATTCTCTCGTGGTGGAATATGAATCTCTACCAAGCTGTCTCACTATCACAGCCAAGATAGAATCAAAAGAAGCCGGTATAGAAATCATGGGGCTAAGGCACAATAGCTTCCCAATCGAAGGAATCCAATTTCACCCCGAGTCGTTTGCGACAGAGGGTGGAAAAAAGATGTTGGAAAATTTTATTCACCTTCGATAA
- a CDS encoding cupin domain-containing protein, with product MKKKSLAHNVALCLFAFAFLFSSCKKQEASDPTEPTLGPVERSHMDELTVQSMKFSNGKSVEYKVLLDKSEIVTVLFLLKKGEEIPAHFHKVNKAVYIYDGKAEVFAQNKMNPVVKGDSLYIPQSSVTSIKNTSEELTKVFFFFPIGFFKTLPFNSPEGTSLDANGDKIQLLKEVNVPWENWDGKIPAGGKVTPLAWKTIIDNDSMVMGITKIDPNNDVDSHFHKPTQIVIFSDGEGKTHIAKGEYKEIKKDNYIYPPTYSVHHSINTSKTEPLMEVYFFPTGPFSTIKYLGKGKKFW from the coding sequence ATGAAAAAAAAATCTCTAGCGCATAACGTAGCTTTATGCTTATTTGCATTTGCCTTTCTCTTTTCCTCTTGTAAAAAACAAGAGGCCTCAGACCCCACAGAACCAACTCTCGGACCTGTAGAGAGATCGCATATGGATGAGTTGACTGTTCAGTCTATGAAGTTTAGTAATGGAAAGTCCGTCGAATACAAAGTTCTTTTGGACAAGTCAGAAATAGTTACAGTTTTATTTCTTCTTAAGAAAGGAGAAGAAATTCCTGCACATTTTCATAAAGTAAATAAAGCTGTTTATATTTATGATGGAAAGGCAGAAGTATTTGCGCAAAATAAAATGAATCCAGTAGTGAAAGGGGATTCTCTTTATATACCGCAAAGCAGTGTAACCTCTATTAAGAATACAAGCGAGGAACTCACGAAAGTATTTTTCTTTTTTCCAATCGGATTTTTTAAAACTCTACCGTTTAATTCTCCAGAAGGCACAAGTCTTGATGCAAACGGAGATAAAATTCAATTGTTAAAAGAAGTAAATGTTCCGTGGGAAAATTGGGACGGAAAAATTCCTGCTGGCGGAAAAGTAACTCCACTGGCATGGAAAACAATTATCGACAATGACTCTATGGTTATGGGGATAACAAAGATTGACCCCAATAACGATGTAGACAGTCATTTTCACAAACCAACCCAAATCGTAATCTTCTCTGACGGAGAAGGGAAGACCCATATCGCAAAAGGTGAATACAAAGAAATCAAAAAGGATAACTACATTTATCCGCCAACCTACAGTGTTCATCACTCCATCAATACAAGTAAAACAGAACCACTTATGGAAGTTTATTTTTTTCCAACCGGACCTTTTTCTACAATCAAGTATCTCGGCAAAGGTAAGAAATTTTGGTAG
- a CDS encoding protein kinase, with product MNIQEIRDCIKEAENGEKYPLAKLISGIEKKSSFAFRKMLFEELTNNHDLRKNSITIGITGSPGAGKSSLIGELCHDFLKKQRRKKMAIVAIDPSSKLSGGSILGDRTRVTIPARENRIFFRSQASQLELGGVNPHTYHVIRLLRYFFDYIIIETVGIGQNETEVSKLADYSFLILQPLAGDGIQFMKSGIMEVPDAFIINKCDEKELATSSFHMLISSLEFLKDTINGHNIPKIFQTSALKKIGIDSLLEFMMSIQQQRSRENETREQIAKMVHAEYGNFGLRVLRGISEFKSDFFTGQYELVEEEFNKQIKTKITL from the coding sequence ATGAATATTCAGGAAATACGGGATTGCATCAAGGAAGCCGAGAACGGGGAAAAATATCCTCTCGCAAAGTTGATTTCGGGTATTGAAAAAAAATCTTCCTTTGCATTCAGAAAAATGCTTTTCGAAGAATTAACAAACAATCACGATCTCCGAAAAAATTCAATTACTATTGGTATTACAGGATCTCCAGGAGCAGGAAAGTCTTCCCTCATTGGAGAGCTTTGTCATGATTTCTTAAAAAAACAAAGACGAAAAAAAATGGCAATCGTAGCAATTGATCCATCTAGCAAGTTGAGCGGCGGATCGATATTAGGCGATAGAACTCGCGTCACGATACCGGCTCGCGAGAATCGGATTTTCTTTCGATCGCAAGCGAGTCAATTAGAACTAGGTGGAGTCAATCCTCATACCTATCATGTAATTCGTTTGCTAAGATATTTTTTTGATTACATCATTATTGAAACAGTAGGAATTGGACAAAATGAAACAGAAGTTTCAAAGCTTGCAGATTATTCCTTTCTCATCTTACAACCATTAGCCGGCGATGGAATTCAGTTTATGAAAAGTGGTATCATGGAAGTGCCTGACGCATTTATTATCAACAAATGCGACGAAAAGGAATTAGCCACATCAAGCTTTCATATGCTCATCAGCTCTCTCGAATTTTTAAAAGATACAATCAATGGTCACAATATCCCAAAGATTTTTCAAACCAGTGCTTTGAAAAAAATAGGCATCGACTCTCTTCTGGAGTTTATGATGAGTATTCAACAACAAAGATCAAGAGAAAATGAAACAAGAGAACAAATCGCAAAAATGGTCCACGCCGAATACGGAAACTTCGGACTCAGAGTTCTAAGGGGAATCTCTGAATTCAAATCTGATTTCTTTACTGGCCAGTATGAATTAGTCGAAGAAGAATTTAATAAGCAAATAAAAACTAAAATTACTCTCTAA